The Arthrobacter sp. V1I7 genome includes a region encoding these proteins:
- a CDS encoding SDR family NAD(P)-dependent oxidoreductase — MKKLAVITGANRGLGRSLVQEFSASSWNVMAITRSPEVLKARAGSTDVVTVQQDVRSEPGPELAEALNGRPVDLLINNAVQGAPHAELGTIRAEGVLNAVDVNVAGPLRLVQFLLPNLLEAPDPIIINVSSRLGSLAAQANRDFSGLSTSYAYKISKAAQNMLTVSLAQDLHGRIPLLGSSPRQTGNSHGSN; from the coding sequence ATGAAGAAGCTGGCTGTCATCACGGGTGCCAATCGAGGACTGGGGCGTTCCCTGGTGCAAGAGTTCTCGGCGTCCAGTTGGAACGTCATGGCCATCACGCGTTCACCCGAGGTCCTGAAAGCCCGAGCCGGGTCTACGGACGTCGTAACGGTCCAGCAGGATGTGCGGTCCGAACCCGGCCCTGAGTTGGCTGAAGCTCTGAACGGCCGCCCAGTGGACTTGCTCATAAACAATGCCGTGCAGGGAGCGCCTCATGCGGAGCTGGGAACTATCCGGGCTGAAGGGGTCCTCAACGCCGTCGATGTGAACGTCGCTGGTCCGCTGCGCCTGGTGCAGTTCCTGTTGCCGAATCTGCTTGAGGCACCTGATCCGATCATCATCAACGTGTCGTCGCGACTAGGGTCTCTGGCTGCCCAGGCAAACCGTGATTTCTCCGGTCTCTCGACGAGTTACGCGTACAAAATTTCGAAAGCCGCTCAGAACATGCTGACCGTCTCCCTAGCCCAGGACCTTCATGGCCGTATCCCGCTGCTGGGCAGTTCACCCCGGCAAACTGGCAACAGCCATGGGTCAAACTGA
- a CDS encoding DUF4160 domain-containing protein, whose protein sequence is MKDDDLTPYEQAGRNLGEPAGWQLAEDEGRLEAQDVLQRLASMALYEFGENKDDWPTAFDEEGFLTSLTAEGKSFDGGISIRVWPNDHPPPHVHILKKSEPDSEYVKINLETGESEGALPSWANQKQLKNIKALIVKHHELFVGWWQKNHGDTVTILD, encoded by the coding sequence ATGAAGGATGATGACCTCACGCCCTACGAGCAGGCGGGACGCAACCTCGGTGAGCCCGCTGGATGGCAGTTGGCTGAGGATGAGGGGCGTCTAGAGGCCCAGGACGTCCTGCAGCGACTCGCCAGCATGGCGTTGTATGAATTCGGCGAGAACAAAGACGACTGGCCAACGGCCTTCGACGAAGAGGGATTCCTCACCTCTTTAACTGCGGAGGGGAAGAGTTTCGATGGTGGCATCAGCATTCGCGTGTGGCCGAATGACCATCCGCCGCCACATGTGCACATCCTGAAGAAATCTGAGCCGGACAGCGAGTACGTGAAGATCAACCTCGAGACTGGCGAATCCGAGGGCGCCCTTCCGTCCTGGGCAAACCAGAAGCAGCTCAAGAACATCAAAGCGCTCATCGTCAAGCACCATGAGCTTTTCGTGGGCTGGTGGCAGAAGAATCATGGAGACACCGTCACAATCCTCGACTAG